The sequence TTAGCCTGCGTAAAAAACACACAGGAATTACTTTCTGCTTAAATCTTCGACAGCAATCCGAATTCATTAATACGCCTCACACCAGTTGTGGTTAAGCCTTTTCCAGGAGTTGGCATAGTCTTTGCTAAAAAATCTCATGAAGCATAACCGGCTGTTCAAAAACGGGTAGATGCAAGGCGCGCGAATCCGCGCAAAGCGAGACGTACTTAATCGTACGACGAGCTGCGCAGGAAAAGCGCAACGCAGCAGATGTCCGTTTTTCAACAGCCGACCCGCTTCTACGGAGGATAAGAATGATAAAGCTCTTAGTCACACTATTGCTGTTCACAAGCCTGCTGCTCAGCGCTTCTGACCGGCATGTCATCTACTGCAGTCCTAATGCTAAAGTCTATGTGGATCAGCTGCAATGGCAGAGAATCGACAGCGAGGTCAGGGATTATCTGAAAAATCTGATCGTCAATGGCGGCGAACCGCTTGCTACAAGCAGCCGTGATGCTCTGTCTGCTATCAGATATCAGCCATACAGCCTGGTACTCGATGGGGAAACCATCTCCATTATCCTCCAGAGCGGAACTGTCTATCAGTTAGGACCTGCAGAACAATTATCTTTACTTATCAACAGGCTGATTTCCACTTCCTGCATCAGGGTCACTCGACTCGGTCCGGGCATAGAAATCAGATGGAATGTAGTAGCTGAAAACGAGAATTCATTTACCGTCACCCTGAAATATTCAGCGGTCAGTCAGGGCAGCTGGGCAGAACCGAAGGAAATGGAAATGAGCCATGAGTTTTATGCTCAGAAAGGCATCCTCAGCGTTTCATATCTGATCCCGCAGGAAGAAACCAATGAAGGGAACATGGAATTCGTGCTGCATATCAAGACTAAGAGTTATGATTACTGGGATAATAACGAAGGTCAGAACTATTCTATCGGTAAATAAAGCCTTATTATGCCAGTTTCCGGGCGGAGTATAGACTATGCGGTTTTGAAATCAGCTGCAATACCTCAACATAATCATGAAGGCTGATGTAATTGATCATTGGAAAGGTATCGGGTAGCTATGGATTATTGACAGATCATCGAAAATGATGATAATTAAGGTAGATGGAGGTGATTTCATGCCGCATCCACTTGAGAAAGAATTTGAATATTATCTCGCCCACCAGGATGAATTCGTCAAGAAATATAATGGGAAATTTCTTGTGATCAAAGACCAAACTATACTCCAAACATTTGATACCATTCCAGAAGCTTACAAATTTGTATCTGACAAAGAATTTCTTGGGAAGGCTATAATTCAAAAATGCTCTCCTGGCCCGGATGATTACACCATGACTTTCCATTCAAGAGTTAGTTTCAAATCATGCCAGATCTGAAGATTGAAGTAAAAACGTTCACCTCTAAAGCTCCTGCCCGATTAAATGTTTTAAAAACTGAAGCCATTATTGCAGCAGCGCACGATCATTCTCAACAGTCTAAATTTAAACATCTGAAATATATCGCCATCTGGGATACCGGAGCCACGGGAACTGTGATCACCAATAAGGTCGCTACTGATTTAGGCCTTCCTATTATAAACTTCACTGATGTGGGCACTGCGGCGGGTGCATTCCGAATGCCTGTTTACATGATTAATATTATTTTACCTAATGGTGTCGGATTTCAGGAATTGCGCGTGACAGAAGGCAATCTCTCCGGAACTGACATCCTGATCGGAATGGATATCATGGGCCAGGGAGATTTTGCTGTTACTAACTTTGAGGGTAAAACGGCATTCTCATTTAGACTTCCATCTTTAGAATGCATTGATTTTAATATTTCCACGCCAAAAAAGATAATTACTTCAACCGGGTTGGTGGCTGATTTGAACGGAATCCCTGCCAGGCGGCAGCCATGCCCCTGTGGAAGTGGTAAGAAATACAAGAACTGCTGTGGCAGATAATTTCACCCTGGAAATTAACTTTCACTTTCCTGGGGAGGATCGCGAGGAAGGTTAGTAATTTACTTCTGAAACCGATCCGTTATTTCCATCAAGGAATATCTGCATTTTATGATACCCGGTGTTGACGTTTTTGGTATACATTCCAATAGAATGCTGATCATAAAAATCACCATCGTCTTTATTCAAATTTGTAGCATTTTCTTGTAATACCGCAGCCCGCGTATCGTCGAAAATGAAAATAAAGGCATTTCGATCATTTGCAAAATCTCTCTTCAGTATCTCTCCGAGTGCTTTCATGTCATCGTAATTACGATTCTGGTTATTTATAATAATAGCTTTCCCGTATCCTCCATTGGGAATGCTCCATGAGCGGACGGTTTTATAATCAATGGTTTTGGATGATGCTGCGTTTCTTTTTTTTATGTTATTCCAATAATCAGTATTTTCGGTAGTAATTGGCGCTATATCCGAATCTGTATATGAAGAATTCATATATTTTTCTTTGTAAACTTCAGCGGCTGTTTTCTCATGAGGAAACATTCCATATTGATTCGCGAGAAAAACCCCGGCAAGAATAATTATCACAACCAAACCCGAAATTGTGAGTTTTAAGCCATTTTGTTCGACTGGTGTTAGAGTATCCTTAATAATCAGGGCTTTCCCGCAGTGTCTGCAATGATTATCTCCGGGAACAAGAGGTATTCCGCATTCGAGACAATCAGTAAGTTCTTTATCATTCAATGTGTTTTCAAACGACTTTATCGCAGCAGGCCTTAATTGGACGGAATCTTCGGGATATAAAGAATCATCTTGCATTATTTCCGTTTTGTTTCGTGTCGGGATTTTAATATAAACAACCTGTTTATCGCGTCCGGTAAGTAATCCAATGATCAAAAAAATCAATCCCATGAAAAAACCAATAATTCCCAAAAATCCAATTATTAACCCTCCTCCTACCATTGCTCCGGCGGTCGCCGCTCCGGAATATTCTCCGCCCTTATTTGCAGTTATAGCCGTATAAGTAGTGGAATAAAACACTCCTGCTAAGGGTAGCAAAAAAGACATGATACCCGCTGTAATTAAAATTCTTCTCCATGTTTTGGCGGTTGATGGAGCCTGAATGGCAATTAAAATTCCCACTCCCCACATAATAAACAAGGCAATAAATCCTAAAGTTGTGGAAGCATTTTTTAATTCAGCAAAAGCGGTGACGATTAAAAAAGCACCGATCAATCCTAAAATTAATCCTCCGACAATACCAGAAAATATTTTCATAACTTCACCTTTCTCCAAATCGCAACAACTCTGCCCATAATCACAAATCCTTCCCTTGCTTCGATGTCTTTATAATCCGGATTTTCACTGACCAGGAATATTTTGCCTTTCCTGTGCCTGCAACATTTTAACACGGCTCTTTCCATTCATCGTTCACAACCAGGATCGCGCCAGCGTCGCCCTGGCCATCGCCGTGCGTTCGATGTGAACAGCGATCAGGATGATAAAACGCGCTCCTGGACATCCAGCACCAGGTCAGGTCATAGTTCCGGTGGTCTTCGGGCCGGTCGAAAGCCAGCAATCTCAGGATCGTCATGATTGGGCGGCCCTCTCCCTTCAATCCTTCCCATCCCTAGGACTTGAAATAATCAAGGGCTTTCCTCTCGGGAAATTCCAACTGATACCCTATTGACGGGTAAGGAATCTGAGTCAGGGGGACATGCAGAAACTTCAGCTGTTTTTCAAGTGGAAGATGTTCAAAACCTTCCGGGATCATAGAGAAAGTATGAATCAGATTTCAGGATTCGTCAAGTTTGGGAGGAAGTAGTAGATTTGGGTTGCTGTTCAGAATATTTAATCTTTCTCTTACCATTTCAACAGCTTTTATCTCTGACACATCACCCTTTTTATAAATAAACAACGGTATTGCAAATTGATCATATATAGCACGGAAGAGCCTTAAACCTTCTGATTGCGACATTCTATACTTTTTTAACGGAATACGATTCTTGTGGACTTTATGATTCCCATATCCAGGACACCACTCGCCTGAATTAGGCTCTGAACAGATGTTTATTATTTCTTCAAGGATAAACTCTTTTGAATTGGAAAACTTTTTCAGGACATCTTTCAAACCTGCGGGGAAACCGTCAGGTTGTCTGACTTCGATTGATGGCATTTTTGTTTGAATCTATTTTCTGGTTTACCTGATCAAGCAAATCATGAATTTCGGCATCTGCAGCAAGATAAAAATCAAAATAATCTTCATCGAGAATTTCAGTATAATGATTTATAAGGCGATTAAGTGGCGGGAATTTGAAATCTGGCCCCTTTTTCAAAAAAACTAAAATGTTTTTCATCTTGGGAAGCATCTTTTTCATTGAAGGATCTTTTGAGAAATCAAGATTCAGTTTTGAGGTTCGGATGCGTTTGAAGCACTTAACAAGCCCTCTAAGTTGAAAAGCAAGATAACAGCCGTAATAAAAGCATTTTATTGCCGAATCATCTTTACTGCGTTTCATGATGTGGGATTTGTATTCAATGTTGTCAACGAAATGATTCAAAGCAAAAGGGTTACATACTGCCTGTCCCATGTTTCCTCCATCTTTTTAGCGGTCTTACGCCGCCTACACGCCGGGCCTCTGTCTTAATTATCGTCTATAACTTCACATCCGTCAAGTGTCCGTCATAACTTAGAGAGATTTGTAGCCAGGTTGTAAACAAACCAGCCATCCCCTGTTTTAAATATCTGCGGTTTGGGGTTTACAGCTTCTTTACAAAAACCTATACCATCATCATAAGGATTGAAAGTAATGATCTTCGCGAAAGGTACTTTGAAACTTTTTCCGTTACCCGTAAAATAAAAATGCTTATTGGTAACGGCGAGCAACCCAGTGGCAGTGAGATCCATAAATTGGGTTTCTACTGGATAACCACGAAATGCTGAAGTCCTATAGTAAACTCCTTTAGCGATTCTAACGCTTACCCCTGCGGACCTGCCGACATACTCCTTTTTTGATTTCTGTTCATAATATTCTGTATCGGGAAATGTCCAGATCAGAATTTCACTTTTCTGAAAATTGAAGGGCAATCCTTCCGGTGTTTTTATTCTGCTTTGGATATTACCTTCGACAACATCCCGCAGGATCGCAGCTTTGGCACATTGAATATACATCGGATTTTTCCCAACATTCAATTGAAAATGATTAATGAAATTTACCAGTTTCTTTTCTTCTTCGTTTGTGAGGATTGAATCATCT comes from Candidatus Wallbacteria bacterium and encodes:
- a CDS encoding carbohydrate-binding protein yields the protein MIKLLVTLLLFTSLLLSASDRHVIYCSPNAKVYVDQLQWQRIDSEVRDYLKNLIVNGGEPLATSSRDALSAIRYQPYSLVLDGETISIILQSGTVYQLGPAEQLSLLINRLISTSCIRVTRLGPGIEIRWNVVAENENSFTVTLKYSAVSQGSWAEPKEMEMSHEFYAQKGILSVSYLIPQEETNEGNMEFVLHIKTKSYDYWDNNEGQNYSIGK
- a CDS encoding retroviral-like aspartic protease family protein, which codes for MPDLKIEVKTFTSKAPARLNVLKTEAIIAAAHDHSQQSKFKHLKYIAIWDTGATGTVITNKVATDLGLPIINFTDVGTAAGAFRMPVYMINIILPNGVGFQELRVTEGNLSGTDILIGMDIMGQGDFAVTNFEGKTAFSFRLPSLECIDFNISTPKKIITSTGLVADLNGIPARRQPCPCGSGKKYKNCCGR